The following proteins come from a genomic window of Chryseobacterium glaciei:
- a CDS encoding glycosyltransferase: MKVSVALCTYNGEKYLSDQLDSIMNQTTLVDEIVICDDGSNDKTINILYDYQSKFPDIIKIFRNEKNLGFIKNFEKAINLSSHEIIIISDQDDIWGKDKIQETVHFLETNPQYDGVFHDLKLIDNEKTYPSYLDWKKITHEEINQEIKNNELFAALVKKGSFILGCALAIKKDALKAHDMENFPIAHDYYIAQKLSLKNKLGFISKSLSSYRLHANQVYGLRYKSDKNEEENISSTQKYFKEYVWGYLQVLKRYKELNPKENEKKTDIYSVFIKNRNTYLKSLSFLERKKYILKCIRHKYLDMEIPDLFKI; encoded by the coding sequence ATGAAAGTATCTGTCGCTTTATGTACCTATAATGGTGAAAAATATTTATCTGATCAGCTAGATTCTATTATGAATCAAACAACGCTAGTAGATGAGATAGTAATCTGTGATGATGGTTCAAATGATAAAACTATAAATATTCTTTATGATTATCAGAGTAAATTTCCTGATATTATTAAAATTTTTAGAAATGAAAAAAATTTAGGTTTTATAAAGAATTTTGAAAAGGCGATTAACCTCTCTTCTCATGAAATTATTATTATAAGTGATCAGGATGACATTTGGGGAAAAGATAAGATACAAGAGACAGTTCATTTTCTGGAAACAAATCCCCAATATGATGGTGTTTTTCATGATCTAAAACTTATTGATAATGAGAAAACTTATCCATCATATTTAGATTGGAAGAAAATCACACATGAGGAAATCAATCAGGAAATTAAAAACAATGAACTTTTTGCTGCACTGGTAAAAAAAGGAAGTTTTATTTTAGGCTGCGCATTAGCAATAAAAAAAGATGCACTAAAAGCTCATGACATGGAAAATTTCCCTATTGCACACGATTACTATATTGCACAGAAATTAAGTCTAAAAAACAAACTCGGCTTTATTTCAAAGTCTTTGTCATCTTACAGACTACATGCTAATCAGGTTTATGGATTAAGATATAAATCCGATAAAAATGAAGAAGAAAATATTTCTTCAACACAAAAATATTTCAAAGAATATGTTTGGGGATATCTACAGGTTTTAAAAAGATATAAAGAATTAAATCCTAAAGAAAACGAAAAAAAAACAGACATATATTCTGTATTTATTAAAAATAGGAATACATATTTAAAATCATTGAGCTTTCTAGAGAGAAAAAAATACATTTTAAAATGTATTCGTCACAAATATCTTGATATGGAAATACCAGATTTATTTAAAATTTAA
- a CDS encoding glycosyltransferase family 2 protein has translation MDVSICITTYKHEKYIKECLESIFSQEFNGEYEIIICNDNSPDNTEAIIHEIITTHPKGSKVKYYKNTPNLGYVKNTLYSFSKASGKYISILDGDDYWINPLKLQKQYDFLETNPDFSGVGTDSKVIYEELSKPSHNFSNHLDQELTKDNLTDLNICQTSTFFFRKNILKPDFPKDIISADRCLYLLAGCYGKIKVLPEQMSTYRQFGASISKNVTYDMMKKDFEIVPFIKKYNSDYKSSKLKSYFYYTLMTYSNVITKFNFYKAATGYFFNNVLSKFSLNPIKLYLAIKWSKHTINQKYQIKVENNSFI, from the coding sequence ATGGATGTAAGCATTTGTATTACCACCTATAAGCACGAAAAGTATATTAAAGAATGTCTTGAGAGTATTTTCTCTCAAGAATTCAATGGTGAATATGAAATTATCATTTGTAATGACAATTCACCAGATAATACCGAAGCCATTATCCATGAAATTATTACGACACATCCAAAGGGAAGTAAGGTGAAATATTATAAAAACACGCCTAACTTAGGATACGTAAAAAACACTTTATATTCTTTTTCGAAAGCTTCAGGTAAGTATATTTCTATTTTAGATGGTGACGATTATTGGATAAACCCATTAAAACTTCAAAAACAATATGATTTTTTAGAAACAAATCCAGATTTTTCAGGAGTAGGAACAGATTCTAAAGTAATATATGAAGAGCTATCTAAACCAAGCCATAATTTTTCAAATCACCTAGATCAGGAACTTACAAAGGATAATTTAACGGATTTAAATATTTGTCAAACCTCAACATTTTTTTTCAGAAAAAATATATTGAAACCTGATTTTCCAAAAGATATCATATCTGCAGACAGATGCCTTTATTTATTAGCAGGATGTTATGGGAAAATTAAAGTTTTGCCAGAACAAATGAGTACTTACAGGCAATTTGGAGCAAGTATCTCCAAAAATGTGACATATGATATGATGAAAAAGGATTTTGAAATTGTCCCTTTTATTAAAAAATATAATTCAGATTATAAGTCTTCTAAACTAAAGTCTTATTTTTATTATACTTTGATGACATATTCAAATGTAATTACAAAATTCAATTTTTATAAAGCCGCAACAGGATATTTTTTTAACAATGTTCTCTCAAAATTTTCATTGAATCCAATAAAATTATATCTGGCAATAAAATGGAGCAAGCATACAATTAACCAAAAATATCAGATAAAAGTAGAGAACAATAGTTTTATCTAA